One genomic window of Paraburkholderia acidiphila includes the following:
- the hpnI gene encoding bacteriohopanetetrol glucosamine biosynthesis glycosyltransferase HpnI, translated as MTLSQVFAMPAPWPVLVWGVVALCSVAAFYGLVAALTMPRLGSAALVREAARRARRAQPQPASVLKPLCGAEPRLYENLATFCEQRHPRFQLLFGVSSPADPAIAVVRRLQAAYPGHDIELVIDPRVHGSNLKVSNLINLAARARYDAIVVADSDIAVEPDYLEIVTAPLADPDVGVVTCLYSARSIGGFWPRVGALFINEWFAPSVRVAHSTGSRAFGFGATLALSRATLERIGGFAALKDCLADDYLLARYARDHGLATVLAPVVVATDVIEPTFGSLWLRETRWLRTIRSVNPAGFASLFITFATPWLVLGTVFYGLLAAGAGIGACATTRAALASLATATMAGIIARLILHARASGSWRAFWRDLPLVPLRDVLLALQWLSAAFGSHVIWRGVRVSVANPEAEAPSAMAARARGQRPAVEGSDAR; from the coding sequence ATGACGCTGTCGCAGGTGTTCGCCATGCCCGCGCCCTGGCCCGTGCTTGTCTGGGGCGTGGTCGCGCTGTGCAGCGTCGCCGCTTTCTACGGCCTCGTCGCCGCGCTCACGATGCCGCGCCTCGGTTCCGCCGCGCTGGTGCGCGAAGCCGCGCGCCGCGCGCGCCGTGCGCAGCCGCAGCCCGCAAGCGTGCTCAAGCCCTTGTGCGGCGCCGAGCCGCGCCTCTACGAAAATCTCGCGACCTTCTGCGAGCAGCGGCATCCGCGTTTTCAGCTGCTGTTCGGCGTGTCCTCGCCGGCGGATCCGGCCATCGCCGTCGTGCGCAGGCTGCAGGCGGCTTACCCGGGCCATGACATCGAGCTCGTGATCGACCCGCGCGTGCACGGCAGCAATCTCAAGGTGAGCAACCTCATCAATCTGGCGGCGCGCGCGCGTTACGACGCGATCGTCGTAGCGGACAGCGATATCGCCGTCGAACCCGACTATCTGGAGATCGTCACCGCGCCGCTGGCCGACCCCGACGTAGGCGTCGTGACTTGCCTTTACAGCGCCCGCAGCATCGGCGGCTTCTGGCCGCGCGTGGGCGCACTCTTCATCAACGAGTGGTTCGCGCCCTCGGTGCGTGTGGCGCACTCCACGGGCTCGCGCGCGTTCGGCTTTGGCGCGACGCTCGCGCTTTCCCGCGCGACGCTCGAGCGCATTGGCGGCTTCGCCGCGCTCAAGGACTGCCTCGCCGACGACTATCTGCTCGCCCGTTACGCGCGCGATCACGGCCTCGCCACGGTGCTCGCGCCAGTCGTGGTGGCCACCGACGTGATCGAGCCGACCTTCGGCTCGCTCTGGCTGCGCGAGACGCGCTGGCTGCGCACCATCCGCTCGGTGAATCCGGCGGGGTTCGCTTCACTGTTCATTACGTTTGCCACGCCGTGGCTGGTGCTGGGCACGGTGTTTTACGGCCTGCTCGCGGCTGGGGCGGGCATCGGCGCGTGCGCAACGACGCGCGCGGCGCTGGCCTCGCTCGCCACGGCCACGATGGCGGGTATCATTGCGCGTTTGATACTGCACGCGCGCGCGAGCGGAAGCTGGCGCGCGTTCTGGCGCGATTTGCCGCTCGTGCCGTTGCGCGACGTGCTGCTGGCCCTGCAGTGGCTTTCCGCCGCGTTCGGCTCACACGTGATCTGGCGCGGCGTACGCGTGAGCGTTGCGAACCCCGAGGCCGAAGCGCCCTCCGCCATGGCCGCGCGCGCGCGCGGGCAGCGGCCTGCCGTAGAAGGATCGGACGCTCGTTGA
- a CDS encoding type II toxin-antitoxin system PemK/MazF family toxin encodes MKNGTPDAGDILWLNIGPGAGSEQDDYRPVLVLTDAEFNALTTRFVGLPITSTIHGWESEIPISGLTRPCVAMADQVTTLSLAGRVWRHKGEAASAEELEAAKFAVAGILDL; translated from the coding sequence ATGAAGAACGGCACACCAGACGCAGGCGACATCCTCTGGCTCAATATCGGGCCGGGCGCAGGCAGCGAGCAGGACGACTATCGTCCTGTCCTCGTCCTCACCGACGCGGAGTTCAACGCACTCACAACCCGCTTCGTCGGGCTGCCCATCACCAGCACGATTCACGGGTGGGAATCTGAAATCCCGATCAGCGGCCTAACCAGGCCATGCGTCGCGATGGCCGACCAGGTGACGACGCTTTCGCTGGCGGGCAGGGTCTGGCGGCACAAAGGGGAAGCGGCGAGCGCCGAGGAACTGGAGGCGGCGAAGTTCGCCGTCGCCGGCATTCTGGATCTATAG
- a CDS encoding patatin-like phospholipase family protein, which translates to MMNRRRPKRVGLVLGGGAARGWAHIGAIRALEEAGIKPDVVCGTSIGALVGAVYANGDLDWLENWVGKLTWQTVVRLLDLRFSGGLLGGRKVIDLFAHQFNGRSIDDLKLPFTAVATELDTGREVWLREGGVVDAVRASIAIPGIFTPIWHDGVWLVDGGLSNPVPVSAARAMRADTVIAIDLNHDILNGRDLGGAIDTMPRELPVEPSDAATAAAAASHGANGAESTEAAPEPLLRRNGKRFPRWLQPAGPGAAGGPDVRVAPPPSTRVPSVLSSVAQSIDIMQVRITRSRLAGEPADVLIQPRLGGMGIFDFHRAGPAMEEGRAAVQYMMPAIKAQLGLD; encoded by the coding sequence ATGATGAACCGGCGACGGCCCAAGCGGGTGGGGCTCGTGCTCGGCGGGGGCGCAGCGCGCGGCTGGGCGCATATTGGCGCGATTCGCGCGCTCGAAGAGGCGGGTATCAAGCCCGACGTGGTGTGCGGCACGTCGATCGGCGCGCTGGTTGGCGCCGTATACGCGAACGGCGATCTCGACTGGCTCGAGAACTGGGTGGGCAAGCTCACCTGGCAGACCGTGGTGCGCCTGCTCGACTTGCGTTTTTCGGGCGGCCTGCTCGGCGGACGTAAGGTGATCGACCTTTTTGCGCACCAGTTCAACGGCCGCTCGATTGATGACTTGAAGCTGCCGTTTACGGCGGTCGCTACGGAACTCGACACGGGTCGCGAGGTCTGGCTGCGCGAAGGCGGCGTGGTGGACGCCGTGCGCGCGTCGATTGCGATCCCTGGCATTTTCACGCCGATCTGGCATGACGGTGTCTGGCTCGTCGACGGCGGGCTGAGCAACCCGGTGCCGGTGTCCGCCGCGCGCGCGATGCGTGCCGACACCGTGATCGCCATCGACCTCAATCACGACATTCTCAACGGCCGCGACCTGGGCGGCGCGATCGACACGATGCCGCGGGAATTGCCCGTGGAGCCGAGCGACGCGGCGACGGCGGCAGCGGCGGCCAGTCATGGAGCGAATGGCGCTGAAAGCACCGAAGCGGCGCCTGAACCGCTTCTGCGCCGCAACGGCAAGCGTTTCCCGCGCTGGCTGCAGCCGGCCGGTCCTGGCGCGGCGGGCGGCCCCGACGTGCGCGTGGCGCCGCCGCCTAGCACGCGCGTGCCCTCCGTGCTGAGTTCGGTGGCCCAGAGCATCGACATCATGCAGGTGCGCATTACGCGCAGCCGCCTTGCAGGCGAACCTGCCGATGTGCTGATCCAGCCGCGCCTGGGCGGCATGGGGATCTTCGACTTTCACCGCGCCGGGCCCGCCATGGAAGAAGGGCGCGCAGCTGTGCAGTACATGATGCCGGCCATCAAGGCGCAACTGGGACTGGACTAG
- a CDS encoding lysylphosphatidylglycerol synthase domain-containing protein, giving the protein MKWLQWLGLPVGIAILIGLVVHNGAHDVLRVIGTAGPMLLWLVPFHALPLLLDAHAWRLLLDKRAPLSFLWWTATVREAVNRLLPVVGVGGELVGIRLARWKVRNASEVTASVIVEVFVTIAVQYAFSALGVVLIVAATGDGGSLRTIVTIALALVLSAPLPVLAVFLLRRGGVFHAIERWAARLLGTDNPLMLGLDGKQLDADLDTLMSRTGLMFRAFFWQLAGYMLGAFETWWALALLGHPVSVGDALAIEAITQAVRHAAFMVPAGLGVQEVAVVLLAQLFGVSQEVAFSLALVKRMREVVFGVLALITWQAAEIVRARRVLRQGPLSAEALAAVAQVSASAHTGRPKRGSQHDQVH; this is encoded by the coding sequence ATGAAGTGGCTGCAATGGCTGGGCCTGCCGGTCGGGATCGCCATCCTGATCGGTCTCGTTGTCCATAACGGCGCGCACGACGTGCTGCGCGTGATCGGCACCGCAGGCCCCATGCTGCTCTGGCTCGTGCCATTCCATGCGCTGCCGCTTCTGCTCGACGCGCACGCGTGGCGCCTCCTGCTCGACAAGCGCGCGCCGCTCAGCTTCCTCTGGTGGACCGCGACCGTGCGCGAGGCCGTGAACCGGCTGTTGCCCGTGGTGGGGGTAGGCGGCGAACTCGTCGGCATTCGCCTCGCGCGCTGGAAGGTGCGCAATGCGAGCGAGGTCACGGCTTCGGTGATCGTCGAGGTGTTCGTGACGATCGCCGTGCAATATGCGTTCTCGGCGCTCGGCGTCGTGCTGATCGTTGCGGCGACTGGCGACGGCGGGTCGCTGCGCACCATCGTCACGATCGCACTCGCGCTCGTGCTCTCGGCGCCGTTGCCCGTGCTCGCTGTGTTCCTGCTGCGTCGCGGCGGTGTGTTTCATGCAATCGAGCGGTGGGCCGCGCGCCTGCTCGGCACGGACAATCCGCTCATGCTCGGCCTCGACGGCAAGCAGCTCGACGCCGATCTCGACACGCTGATGTCGCGCACCGGCCTCATGTTTCGCGCCTTCTTCTGGCAGCTCGCCGGCTACATGCTCGGCGCGTTCGAGACGTGGTGGGCGCTCGCGCTGCTCGGCCATCCGGTCTCGGTGGGCGATGCGCTCGCCATCGAGGCCATCACCCAGGCCGTGCGCCATGCCGCTTTCATGGTGCCTGCGGGCCTCGGCGTGCAGGAAGTCGCCGTGGTGCTGCTCGCGCAGCTTTTTGGCGTGAGCCAGGAAGTGGCGTTCTCGCTCGCGCTCGTCAAGCGCATGCGCGAAGTGGTGTTCGGCGTGCTCGCGCTGATAACCTGGCAAGCCGCGGAAATCGTTCGCGCGCGTCGCGTATTGCGCCAGGGTCCGCTGTCCGCAGAGGCGCTGGCCGCCGTGGCGCAGGTTTCCGCGTCCGCGCACACCGGCCGCCCGAAGCGGGGCTCACAGCACGATCAGGTCCATTGA
- a CDS encoding AbrB/MazE/SpoVT family DNA-binding domain-containing protein: MDIKLNTLLASRLIQYEDEMAIQTLKRWGNSLAVRIPASLASKLALAEGQEVEVEVEDGSLTVRPHTAIRRFSRERYLQQLRERKLEPHPLIDFGQPQGTEIGGPDDPTRFDPW, translated from the coding sequence ATGGACATCAAACTCAATACGTTATTGGCCAGTCGGCTAATTCAGTACGAGGACGAAATGGCGATACAAACCCTGAAGCGTTGGGGAAACAGCCTTGCGGTGCGCATTCCGGCCAGCCTTGCCAGCAAACTGGCGTTGGCGGAAGGGCAGGAAGTCGAGGTGGAAGTCGAAGATGGTTCGCTCACGGTTCGCCCGCATACGGCGATCCGGCGCTTCTCGCGCGAGCGCTATTTGCAGCAGTTGCGCGAGAGGAAGCTCGAGCCGCACCCGCTCATCGACTTCGGCCAGCCGCAAGGGACCGAAATCGGCGGACCCGATGACCCCACGCGTTTCGACCCATGGTAA
- a CDS encoding CbtA family protein produces MVGKLLVRGMLAGIAAGLLTFGFAKIAGEPQVDQAISFEEKLDAAKGEAPEPEIVSRKTQASIGLFTGVMVYGASIGGLFALVFAYANGRVGRLSPRALSAWLALAAFVAIYMVPSIKYPANPPSIGDPETIGYRTGLFFLMIAISIAVSVFSLKVRAALVPRLGVWNASIMALVLFVVVIGAIQLALPTINEVPAAFPAVLLWKFRTVSIGMQVILWTTIGLLFGALAEKLIGANARALGARGTQTRAA; encoded by the coding sequence ATGGTTGGCAAGTTGCTGGTACGCGGCATGCTCGCAGGCATCGCCGCCGGACTTCTCACGTTCGGTTTCGCGAAGATCGCGGGCGAGCCCCAGGTCGATCAGGCGATTTCCTTCGAGGAAAAGCTCGACGCCGCGAAGGGTGAGGCACCCGAGCCCGAAATCGTGAGCCGCAAGACCCAGGCGAGCATCGGGCTCTTCACGGGCGTGATGGTCTATGGCGCGTCGATCGGCGGGCTCTTTGCGCTCGTTTTCGCGTATGCCAATGGTCGCGTGGGGCGTCTTTCGCCGCGCGCGTTGTCGGCGTGGCTTGCGCTCGCCGCGTTCGTCGCGATCTACATGGTGCCGAGTATCAAATATCCGGCGAATCCGCCCTCGATCGGCGATCCGGAGACGATCGGCTATCGCACCGGGCTCTTCTTCCTGATGATCGCGATCTCGATCGCCGTGTCGGTGTTCTCGCTCAAGGTGCGCGCCGCTTTGGTGCCGCGTCTTGGCGTCTGGAATGCGTCGATCATGGCGCTCGTGCTGTTCGTCGTCGTCATCGGCGCGATCCAGCTTGCGCTGCCGACGATCAACGAGGTGCCCGCCGCCTTCCCGGCCGTGCTGCTGTGGAAGTTCCGCACGGTGTCGATCGGCATGCAGGTCATCCTCTGGACGACGATCGGGCTGCTGTTCGGCGCGCTCGCTGAAAAGTTGATTGGCGCGAACGCCCGTGCGCTCGGCGCGCGCGGCACGCAAACGCGCGCCGCATAA
- a CDS encoding CbtB domain-containing protein, with protein MSETSFPLQHAPAAPAPIPLREILPWAIFVGLMLLLALYFVGAEEGATSIVPGMYVHEFVHDGRHLLGFPCH; from the coding sequence ATGTCCGAAACCTCATTCCCCTTGCAGCACGCACCGGCCGCGCCGGCGCCCATTCCGCTGCGCGAGATCCTGCCCTGGGCGATCTTCGTCGGCCTCATGCTGCTGCTGGCCCTGTACTTCGTGGGCGCCGAGGAAGGCGCGACCTCGATCGTTCCGGGCATGTACGTCCACGAATTCGTTCACGACGGCCGCCATCTGCTCGGCTTTCCCTGCCACTGA
- a CDS encoding histidine phosphatase family protein — MPTTVWLVSHAANAALRSGTFPQAPVASDDAEEALDARARDALAAWRERWHARLAGGEHHGAALRTLTSPAAIARASAHAAGFAGATPIGALADTAFGAWQGRRLTDLAQEAPEALAAWTREPAFRPPGGGESFDDVRARVSAWLDAIPGTGPDVIAFTHASVMRAAILYALGAPSSGFRSIEIAPLSVAALRHTPHGWVWLAAMD; from the coding sequence ATGCCGACGACCGTCTGGCTGGTCAGTCATGCGGCGAACGCCGCGCTGCGCTCGGGAACGTTCCCGCAAGCGCCTGTAGCAAGCGATGACGCCGAAGAAGCGCTCGACGCCCGCGCGCGCGACGCGCTTGCCGCATGGCGCGAGCGCTGGCACGCGCGACTGGCCGGCGGCGAGCATCATGGCGCAGCGCTGCGCACGCTCACTAGTCCTGCGGCGATCGCGCGAGCGAGCGCACACGCGGCCGGCTTCGCCGGGGCAACGCCAATCGGCGCACTCGCCGACACGGCCTTCGGCGCGTGGCAAGGCAGGCGCCTGACGGATCTTGCCCAGGAAGCGCCCGAAGCCCTGGCTGCGTGGACACGCGAGCCCGCTTTCCGGCCGCCGGGCGGCGGCGAATCGTTCGACGATGTCCGCGCGCGCGTGAGCGCCTGGCTCGACGCCATTCCCGGCACCGGGCCCGACGTGATCGCCTTCACGCATGCGAGCGTGATGCGCGCGGCGATTCTTTACGCGCTGGGCGCGCCGTCGTCGGGTTTCCGCTCGATCGAAATCGCGCCGCTTTCCGTGGCAGCGCTACGCCACACCCCGCACGGCTGGGTGTGGCTCGCGGCGATGGACTGA
- the hpnK gene encoding hopanoid biosynthesis-associated protein HpnK, producing the protein MDRASRDARAVIFTADDFGLHERVNAAVERAHREGVLDCASLMVAAPAAEDAVARARRTPGLRVGLHLVLADGAAMLPRAQIPALVDEQGRFGDNMVRDGVRFFFLPHVRKQLVKEIRAQFEAFAATGLALDHVNTHKHFHLHPTVLSLILEIGRDYGLRAMRLPLEAGAPIALKPWLALVRARLARAGIAHNDYVVGIAKTGAMDEAAVLDALAHLPAQGVGEIYCHPALADEAHEGPITPSMQTYRHADEFGALISPRVAAALAQAGVRRGGFTDVFFGAPSGAGPAASHGAEVQAS; encoded by the coding sequence ATGGACCGCGCGTCCCGCGATGCTCGCGCGGTTATCTTCACCGCCGACGACTTTGGCCTGCACGAGCGGGTCAATGCGGCGGTGGAGCGCGCGCATCGCGAGGGCGTGCTTGACTGCGCGAGCTTGATGGTGGCCGCGCCTGCAGCAGAAGATGCCGTAGCGCGTGCGCGGCGTACGCCAGGCCTGCGTGTCGGATTGCATCTGGTGCTGGCGGACGGCGCGGCGATGCTGCCGCGCGCGCAGATCCCCGCGCTCGTCGATGAGCAAGGGCGTTTTGGCGACAACATGGTTCGCGACGGCGTGCGTTTCTTCTTTCTGCCGCATGTACGCAAGCAGCTCGTGAAGGAAATACGCGCGCAGTTCGAGGCGTTCGCGGCGACGGGGCTCGCGCTCGATCACGTGAACACGCACAAGCATTTTCATCTGCATCCCACGGTGCTTTCGCTGATCCTCGAGATCGGCCGCGACTATGGCTTGCGCGCGATGCGTCTACCGCTCGAGGCGGGCGCTCCGATCGCGCTGAAGCCCTGGCTTGCGCTCGTGCGCGCGCGTCTTGCTCGCGCGGGCATCGCGCACAACGACTACGTGGTCGGTATCGCAAAGACGGGCGCCATGGACGAGGCCGCCGTGCTCGACGCGCTCGCGCATCTGCCCGCACAGGGCGTGGGCGAGATCTATTGCCACCCGGCGCTTGCCGATGAAGCGCACGAAGGTCCCATCACGCCGTCGATGCAAACGTACCGCCATGCCGACGAATTCGGCGCACTGATCTCGCCGCGCGTGGCCGCAGCGCTCGCACAGGCGGGCGTGCGCCGCGGCGGCTTTACCGACGTGTTTTTCGGCGCGCCTTCGGGCGCAGGCCCCGCCGCGTCACATGGCGCCGAGGTGCAGGCGTCATGA
- the hpnJ gene encoding hopanoid biosynthesis associated radical SAM protein HpnJ, translating to MKTLFLQAPSYDGFDGGAGSRYQAKREIRSFWYPTWLAQPAALVPDSRVLDAPADGIGVEATLKIAMDYDLVIIHTSTPSFPTDALFAEDLKKRKPSLIVGMVGAKVMVDPHNSLTATEAIDFVCREEFDYTCKEIAEGRPFPEIKGLSWRAKDGSIEHNEARPILENMDELPFVAPIYKRDLKIDNYFIGYLNYPYVSIYTGRGCKSRCTFCLWPQTVSGHRYRTRSVENVLAEAKWIRDNMPEVKELMFDDDTFTDDLPRAEAIAIGLGKLGMTWSCNAKANVPYKTLKVMKENGLRLLLVGFESGDDQILVNIKKGVRTDFARRFSADCKNLGIKIHGTFILGLPGETQDTIRKTIEYAKEINPHTIQVSLAAPYPGTTLYKQAVENGWMEENKTINLVSKEGVQLAAIGYPNLPREEIYHHLEQFYRQFYFRPSKIWEIVREMLTSWDMMKRRLREGVEFFRFLRAHEA from the coding sequence ATGAAAACGCTGTTTCTGCAGGCCCCGTCGTATGACGGCTTCGACGGTGGCGCGGGCTCGCGCTACCAGGCAAAGCGCGAGATCCGCTCGTTCTGGTATCCCACGTGGCTTGCGCAGCCCGCGGCCCTCGTGCCCGACAGCCGCGTGCTCGACGCGCCGGCCGACGGCATTGGCGTGGAAGCCACGCTGAAGATCGCGATGGACTACGACCTCGTGATCATCCATACGAGCACGCCGTCGTTCCCGACCGACGCGCTCTTCGCCGAGGACCTGAAAAAGCGCAAGCCGTCGCTCATCGTCGGCATGGTCGGCGCGAAGGTGATGGTCGATCCGCACAACTCGCTCACGGCGACCGAGGCGATCGACTTCGTCTGCCGCGAGGAATTCGACTATACGTGCAAGGAAATCGCCGAAGGCCGTCCGTTCCCCGAGATCAAGGGCCTGAGCTGGCGCGCGAAGGACGGCTCGATCGAGCACAACGAAGCGCGGCCGATCCTCGAGAACATGGACGAGCTGCCGTTCGTCGCGCCCATCTACAAGCGCGACCTGAAGATCGACAACTACTTCATCGGCTATCTGAACTACCCGTACGTGTCGATCTATACGGGCCGCGGCTGCAAGTCGCGCTGCACGTTCTGCCTGTGGCCGCAGACGGTGAGCGGCCACCGCTACCGCACGCGCTCGGTCGAGAACGTGCTGGCGGAGGCGAAGTGGATCCGCGACAACATGCCCGAAGTCAAGGAGCTGATGTTCGACGACGACACCTTCACCGACGACCTGCCGCGCGCCGAAGCGATTGCGATCGGTCTTGGCAAGCTCGGCATGACGTGGTCGTGCAACGCGAAGGCGAACGTGCCGTACAAGACGCTGAAGGTGATGAAGGAGAACGGCCTGCGTCTGCTGCTCGTGGGCTTCGAGTCGGGCGACGACCAGATTCTCGTGAACATCAAGAAGGGCGTGCGCACGGACTTCGCGCGCCGCTTCAGCGCCGACTGCAAGAATCTTGGCATCAAGATTCACGGCACCTTCATTCTGGGGCTGCCGGGCGAGACGCAGGACACGATCAGGAAGACGATCGAGTACGCGAAGGAAATCAATCCGCACACGATTCAGGTGTCGCTGGCCGCGCCGTATCCGGGCACGACGCTGTACAAGCAGGCGGTGGAAAACGGCTGGATGGAAGAGAACAAGACGATCAACCTGGTGAGCAAGGAAGGCGTGCAGCTGGCGGCGATCGGCTATCCGAACCTGCCGCGCGAGGAGATCTATCACCACCTGGAGCAGTTCTATCGCCAGTTCTATTTCCGGCCTTCGAAGATCTGGGAGATCGTGCGCGAGATGCTCACGAGCTGGGACATGATGAAGCGGCGTCTGCGCGAAGGCGTGGAGTTCTTCCGCTTCCTGCGCGCGCACGAGGCATGA